Proteins encoded together in one Synechococcus sp. A15-62 window:
- the rpsJ gene encoding 30S ribosomal protein S10 has product MSTAIAQQKIRIRLKAFDRRMLDLSCEKIIETADNTAATAIGPIPLPTKRKIYCVLRSPHVDKDSREHFETRTHRRIIDIYSPSAKTIDALMKLDLPSGVDIEVKL; this is encoded by the coding sequence ATGTCCACTGCCATCGCTCAGCAGAAGATCCGCATCCGCCTGAAGGCGTTCGACCGCCGCATGCTCGATCTCTCTTGCGAGAAAATCATTGAAACGGCCGATAACACCGCTGCAACCGCGATCGGTCCAATCCCCCTGCCCACGAAACGCAAGATCTACTGCGTTCTGCGCTCTCCCCACGTGGACAAGGACTCCCGCGAGCACTTCGAGACCCGCACCCACCGTCGGATCATCGACATCTACAGCCCCTCGGCCAAAACCATCGATGCGCTGATGAAGCTTGATCTCCCCAGTGGTGTGGACATCGAAGTGAAGCTCTGA
- the tuf gene encoding elongation factor Tu, translating to MAREKFERNKPHVNIGTIGHVDHGKTTLTAAITNVLAKKGQAEVQNYADIDGAPEERERGITINTAHVEYETETRHYAHVDCPGHADYVKNMITGAAQMDGAILVCAATDGPMAQTKEHILLAKQVGVPALVVALNKCDMVDDEEIIELVEMEIRELLSSYDFPGDDIPVVQVSGLKAIEGEAEWEAKIEELMAAVDSSIPEPEREVDKPFLMAVEDVFSITGRGTVATGRIERGIVKVGEEIEIVGIKDTRKTTVTGVEMFRKLLDEGMAGDNVGLLLRGIQKEDIERGMVLVKPGSITPHTKFEGQVYVLKKEEGGRHTPFFAGYRPQFYIRTTDVTGQITAFTAEDGSNVEMVMPGDNIQMTGELICPVAIEQGMRFAIREGGRTIGAGVVSKIIE from the coding sequence ATGGCACGCGAGAAGTTCGAAAGGAACAAGCCCCACGTCAACATCGGCACCATCGGCCACGTTGACCACGGCAAGACCACCCTTACCGCTGCGATCACCAACGTGCTCGCCAAGAAGGGTCAGGCTGAAGTTCAGAACTACGCCGACATCGACGGCGCCCCTGAAGAGCGTGAGCGCGGCATCACCATCAACACCGCTCACGTTGAGTACGAGACCGAGACCCGTCACTACGCCCACGTGGACTGCCCTGGCCACGCGGACTATGTGAAGAACATGATCACCGGTGCCGCTCAGATGGACGGCGCCATCCTGGTGTGTGCCGCCACCGACGGCCCGATGGCCCAGACCAAGGAGCACATCCTGCTGGCCAAGCAGGTGGGCGTTCCCGCTCTGGTGGTTGCACTGAACAAGTGCGACATGGTCGATGACGAAGAGATCATCGAACTGGTGGAGATGGAGATCCGCGAACTGCTCTCCAGCTACGACTTCCCCGGTGACGACATCCCCGTGGTTCAGGTCTCCGGCCTGAAGGCCATCGAGGGCGAGGCTGAGTGGGAAGCCAAGATCGAGGAACTGATGGCGGCTGTTGACTCCAGCATTCCTGAGCCTGAGCGGGAAGTGGACAAGCCCTTCCTGATGGCTGTGGAAGACGTCTTCTCCATCACCGGTCGCGGCACCGTGGCCACAGGCCGTATCGAGCGTGGCATCGTCAAGGTCGGCGAAGAAATCGAAATCGTCGGCATCAAGGACACCCGCAAGACCACCGTCACCGGTGTGGAAATGTTCCGCAAGCTCCTCGATGAGGGCATGGCTGGCGACAACGTTGGTCTGCTGCTGCGCGGCATCCAAAAGGAAGACATCGAGCGCGGCATGGTGCTCGTGAAGCCCGGTTCCATCACCCCTCACACCAAATTCGAGGGTCAGGTGTATGTGCTCAAGAAGGAAGAAGGCGGCCGCCATACTCCCTTCTTCGCTGGCTATCGCCCGCAGTTCTACATCCGTACAACGGACGTGACCGGCCAAATCACTGCCTTCACCGCGGAAGACGGTTCCAACGTGGAAATGGTGATGCCTGGTGACAACATCCAGATGACCGGTGAGCTGATCTGCCCCGTCGCCATCGAGCAAGGCATGCGCTTCGCCATCCGCGAAGGCGGCCGCACCATCGGTGCTGGCGTGGTCTCCAAGATCATCGAGTGA
- a CDS encoding LON peptidase substrate-binding domain-containing protein — protein MSDFSVRELPLFPLPDVVLFPQQLLPLHIFESRYRMLLQTVLETDKRFGIVRINPENGEMAEIGCCAEVLQHQTTEDGRSYIVSLGQQRFRLLNITRETPYRTGMVSWLEDEPVADTDQLNSLRDKVSEALSDVVQLTSKLQNREVELPDDLPDLPRELSFWISAHLDQAASEQQSLLELTDTHERLSQQFEMLDHTRRQLAARTVLMDLK, from the coding sequence GTGTCCGATTTTTCTGTGAGGGAGCTTCCCCTGTTCCCCCTGCCGGACGTCGTGTTGTTCCCGCAGCAGCTCCTGCCGCTGCACATTTTTGAATCGCGTTATCGGATGCTTCTCCAGACGGTTCTGGAGACCGACAAACGATTCGGCATCGTTCGCATCAACCCCGAGAACGGCGAAATGGCCGAAATCGGTTGCTGCGCTGAGGTGCTTCAGCACCAAACAACCGAAGACGGTCGCAGCTACATCGTTTCGCTGGGCCAACAGCGGTTCCGGCTGCTCAACATCACGCGGGAAACGCCCTACCGAACAGGGATGGTGAGCTGGCTGGAGGATGAGCCCGTGGCCGACACCGACCAGCTCAACAGCCTGCGGGACAAGGTGAGCGAAGCCTTGAGCGACGTCGTTCAGCTGACCAGCAAACTGCAGAACCGAGAGGTGGAACTGCCTGACGATCTGCCTGATCTACCGCGGGAACTCTCCTTCTGGATCAGCGCCCATCTGGATCAGGCTGCTTCGGAGCAACAGAGTCTTCTGGAACTAACCGACACCCACGAACGGTTGAGTCAGCAATTTGAAATGTTGGACCACACCCGACGCCAACTGGCGGCCCGCACTGTGTTGATGGATCTGAAGTGA